From the Anoplopoma fimbria isolate UVic2021 breed Golden Eagle Sablefish chromosome 14, Afim_UVic_2022, whole genome shotgun sequence genome, one window contains:
- the LOC129102536 gene encoding sphingosine 1-phosphate receptor 3: MINRQIELHYNYTGRLDNRPTIGTSPGNVDAKTIVFLIICSFIVLENLAVLLAIWRNHRFHNRMYFFIGNLALCDMLAGTSYLVNLLLSGEKTLQLSPVLWFVREGSVIVALGASVFSLLAIAIERHLTMIKMRPYDANKNYRVFLLIGTCWLIAISLGALPILGWNCLDNLPDCSTVLPLYSRKYVAFYIIVFMVLLLAMSVLYARIYILVKSSSQKVSKNRNSEHAMSLLRTVIIVVGVFITCWTPIFILLLVDVACEQRCPILYRADWFIAVAVLNSAMNPVIYTLASREMRRAFLALVCGPCYSIGKSSTNDSGNRQSMEPSRSQSKSSSSQNNPNQNQQSSRQAELEKGRETETAHGEVSVVPGGAAQAIIESDRKE; the protein is encoded by the coding sequence ATGATCAACCGTCAGATAGAACTCCACTACAACTACACAGGGAGGCTGGACAACCGGCCGACCATCGGCACAAGCCCCGGCAACGTGGACGCCAAAACCATCGTGTTCCTCATCATATGCAGCTTCATCGTCCTGGAGAACCTCGCCGTGCTGCTGGCCATATGGAGAAACCACAGGTTCCACAACCGCATGTACTTCTTCATCGGCAACCTGGCGCTGTGCGACATGCTGGCTGGAACCTCCTACCTGGTCAACCTGCTCCTGTCGGGGGAGAAGACCCTGCAGCTCTCCCCCGTTCTCTGGTTTGTCAGAGAGGGAAGCGTGATTGTAGCACTTGGCGCCTCCGTTTTTAGTCTCCTGGCTATTGCTATAGAGCGACACCTGACTATGATCAAAATGAGGCCTTATGATGCCAACAAGAACTACAGAGTGTTTCTGCTGATAGGGACCTGCTGGCTGATCGCTATATCTCTTGGGGCTTTGCCTATTCTGGGCTGGAACTGCCTGGACAACCTCCCCGACTGCTCCACGGTTCTCCCTCTCTACAGCAGGAAATATGTAGCTTTTTATATCATTGTTTTCATGGTTTTGCTCTTGGCCATGTCAGTCCTATACGCCCGCATCTACATCCTAGTTAAGTCCAGCAGCCAAAAAGTGAGCAAGAACAGAAACTCTGAGCATGCGATGTCCCTGCTGCGCACTGTCATCATCGTAGTAGGGGTCTTCATCACCTGCTGGACACCCATCTTCATCCTGCTCCTGGTGGACGTGGCCTGTGAGCAGCGCTGCCCCATCCTCTACAGGGCCGACTGGTTCATCGCCGTGGCCGTGCTCAACTCGGCCATGAACCCGGTCATTTACACTCTGGCCAGCCGCGAGATGAGACGGGCATTCCTGGCCCTGGTGTGCGGCCCTTGCTACAGCATTGGGAAGTCTTCTACGAACGACAGCGGGAACAGGCAGTCTATGGAGCCCAGCCGCAGCCAGAGCAAGTCGTCGAGCAGCCAGAACAACCCCAACCAGAACCAGCAGAGCTCCAGGCAGGCGGAGCTGGAGAAGGGGCGAGAGACGGAGACAG